From a single Sphingosinicellaceae bacterium genomic region:
- a CDS encoding acyltransferase: MMVLLHHASEGRHLDALLANTPAPIKLLVFDGGWVGVPIFFALSGFVIAHSLAHKIVDGRFLMRFIVRRSLRLDPPYWASILLLLAFSWLSARVMHDVWTFPGWFQLLSHATYTQLMTGVPQLGGVYWTLTYEIQFYLVLVVSAFVAYRLAPSLGQGVSNAVVSTVLFAIAVAWGTGAITWLPFHGLFVTLWASFFAGVLAYRAYTSWKLSAIFLPFVILMMVAGAPSIRFSALTALVLWAAGISGFLMIGLRSAWLQWLGAVSYSLYLTHNPVSGAAFFIARRLLPGGAAGEAAQLGLVIATCLAAATVMRLLVEAPSQNWAKTFGENRRAPAAGSETGSPLPRRPLPSVANGALESLRRPGRRPGAP, from the coding sequence ATGATGGTGCTGTTGCACCACGCTTCGGAGGGCCGGCATCTCGACGCGTTGCTGGCCAACACCCCGGCCCCAATCAAGCTGCTGGTCTTCGATGGCGGCTGGGTCGGCGTGCCGATCTTCTTCGCACTCAGCGGCTTCGTCATCGCGCACAGCCTCGCCCACAAGATCGTCGATGGCCGCTTTTTGATGCGCTTCATTGTGCGCCGGTCGCTCCGCCTCGATCCGCCCTACTGGGCTTCGATTCTGCTGCTCCTGGCCTTTTCATGGCTGTCGGCGCGTGTCATGCACGATGTCTGGACATTCCCGGGTTGGTTCCAGTTGCTCTCGCACGCAACCTATACCCAGCTCATGACCGGCGTGCCGCAACTCGGCGGCGTCTACTGGACGCTGACTTACGAAATTCAATTCTACCTCGTACTGGTCGTATCGGCATTCGTTGCTTACCGGCTCGCCCCAAGCCTCGGCCAAGGCGTCTCCAATGCAGTCGTTTCGACCGTACTGTTCGCCATCGCCGTCGCTTGGGGCACCGGCGCGATTACTTGGCTGCCGTTTCACGGCCTGTTCGTCACCCTGTGGGCATCGTTCTTTGCCGGCGTGCTGGCCTATCGCGCCTACACGAGTTGGAAACTATCGGCGATATTCCTGCCGTTCGTGATCCTGATGATGGTCGCCGGGGCGCCGTCGATCCGCTTCAGCGCCCTCACCGCGCTGGTGCTCTGGGCGGCGGGCATTTCCGGCTTCCTGATGATCGGGTTGAGGTCGGCCTGGCTGCAATGGCTCGGTGCCGTATCCTACAGCCTGTACCTGACCCATAATCCGGTGTCGGGGGCAGCGTTTTTCATCGCTAGGCGCTTGCTGCCCGGTGGTGCCGCCGGAGAAGCGGCCCAACTGGGGCTGGTCATCGCGACGTGCCTCGCCGCCGCGACGGTGATGCGGCTGCTCGTCGAAGCGCCGTCGCAAAATTGGGCCAAGACGTTCGGGGAGAATCGCCGGGCACCTGCGGCCGGCAGCGAAACGGGCAGTCCGCTACCGCGCCGCCCGCTTCCGTCGGTCGCAAACGGGGCTTTGGAGAGCCTCCGGCGGCCGGGCCGTAGGCCGGGGGCCCCATAA